In the genome of Rhodamnia argentea isolate NSW1041297 chromosome 3, ASM2092103v1, whole genome shotgun sequence, one region contains:
- the LOC115748041 gene encoding abscisic acid 8'-hydroxylase CYP707A2 produces the protein MEFTTVLFSTVLAVLLSASLLLRCAPRLFSSARRRLPLPPGTLGWPYVGETFQLYSQNPNVFFAKKQSRYGSIIKTHILGCPCVMISSPEAAKFVLVTKSHLFKPTFPASKERMLGKQAIFFHQGDYHAKLRKLVLRAFMPEAIKGKVADIESVAVDSLQSWEGRLVNTFQEMKTYAFNVALLSIFGKDEIRYREDLKKCYYVLEKGYNSMPINLPGTLFHKSMKARKELAQILAKILVTRREMKLDHNDLLGSFMGDKEGLTDEQIADNIIGVIFAARDTTASVLTWIVKYLGENPSVLEAVTEEQEAIKRTKEESGEEKVLTWADAKNMPMTSRVIQETLRVASILSFTFREAVEDVEYDGYLIPKGWKVLPLFRNIHHSPANFPEPEKFDPSRFEVAPKPNTFLPFGNGVHSCPGNELAKLEILVLLHHLTTKYRWCIVGSQNGIQYGPFALPQNGLPIRLYLKT, from the exons atggAATTCACCACCGTCCTCTTCTCCACCGTCCTCGCCGTCCTCCTCTCCgcctctctcctcctccgctGCGCCCCCCGCCTCTTCTCCTCCGCTCGCCGGAGACTCCCCCTCCCGCCGGGCACCCTCGGCTGGCCCTACGTCGGCGAGACCTTCCAGCTCTACTCCCAGAACCCCAACGTCTTCTTCGCAAAGAAACAGAGCAG GTATGGTTCGATAATCAAGACTCACATACTGGGTTGCCCCTGCGTGATGATATCGAGCCCGGAGGCCGCGAAGTTCGTGCTGGTGACGAAGTCGCACCTGTTCAAGCCCACATTCCCGGCGAGCAAAGAGAGGATGCTGGGCAAACAGGCCATCTTCTTCCACCAGGGGGACTACCACGCCAAGCTGAGGAAGCTCGTCCTCCGAGCCTTCATGCCCGAGGCCATCAAGGGCAAAGTCGCCGACATCGAGTCAGTCGCCGTTGATTCTCTCCAGTCCTGGGAAGGAAgattggtcaacactttccaagaaatgaaaact TACGCGTTCAACGTCGCGCTTCTTTCTATTTTCGGAAAGGACGAGATCAGGTACAGAGAAGACCTCAAGAAGTGCTACTACGTTCTCGAAAAGGGGTACAATTCAATGCCCATCAACCTCCCGGGCACTCTGTTCCACAAGTCCATGAAGGCCAGGAAAGAGCTGGCTCAGATCTTGGCCAAGATCCTGGTCACCCGGCGGGAGATGAAGCTCGACCACAACGACTTGCTCGGGTCCTTCATGGGCGACAAGGAAGGCCTCACCGACGAGCAGATCGCCGACAACATCATCGGCGTCATCTTCGCCGCCCGCGACACCACCGCCAGCGTCCTGACCTGGATTGTCAAGTACCTCGGCGAGAACCCGAGCGTCCTCGAGGCCGTCACG GAGGAGCAAGAAGCCATAAAGAGGACAAAAGAAGAGAGTGGTGAAGAGAAGGTTTTGACTTGGGCAGACGCCAAGAACATGCCCATGACTTCAAGGGTCATTCAAGAGACGCTCAGAGTCGCCTCTATTCTATCCTTCACCTTCAGAGAAGCTGTTGAAGATGTTGAATATGATG ggTATCTTATACCAAAGGGCTGGAAAGTCTTGCCCCTGTTCAGGAACATTCACCACAGCCCGGCAAATTTCCCAGAGCCTGAGAAATTTGACCCCTCTAGATTTGAG GTTGCTCCAAAACCCAACACCTTCTTGCCATTTGGGAATGGAGTCCACTCATGCCCGGGGAACGAGTTGGCCAAATTGGAGATTTTGGTGCTTCTCCATCATCTGACCACCAAGTACAG GTGGTGTATAGTGGGTTCACAGAACGGAATTCAGTATGGGCCATTTGCTCTTCCCCAGAATGGATTGCCCATCAGATTATATCTGAAGACATGA
- the LOC115748042 gene encoding uncharacterized protein LOC115748042 isoform X1, with protein sequence MAEKGKATSLSAGSARSKVDKSFKRALLPLLSTGSMEEIRKAFPSFSSNDQEHLQQLFIKVITSLHGHIEDVFQSLCDEMKVGTVLDTVEQLVEEQSLDLLKSDKTNVLDIARDLSISKQNEIQHLREVLEKAEEHNLRICARLELIKKGKQQSSVTQDALQKLMSGMRSYKTFSG encoded by the exons atggcGGAGAAAGGGAAGGCGACGTCTCTCTCGGCGGGATCGGCGCGATCTAAAGTGGACAAGTCATTCAAACGCGctcttcttccccttctctcGACTGGTTCCATGGAG GAGATCCGCAAAGCCTTTCCAAGTTTTTCAAGTAATGACCAAGAACATCTCCAGCAGCTATTCATCAAG GTTATTACTTCACTCCATGGACACATAGAG GATGTTTTTCAATCACTATGTGACGAAATGAAG GTGGGAACAGTTCTGGATACTGTGGAACAACTTGTTGAGGAACAGAGTCTGGACCTTTTGAAGTCAGATAA GACAAATGTATTGGACATAGCAAGAGATTTGTCAATTTCGAAGCAGAACGAGATTCAGCACTTGAGAGAAGTGCTGGAAAAG GCTGAAGAGCATAATCTTCGAATTTGTGCTCGTCTGGAGCTTATTAAGAAAGGGAAACAACAATCATCTGTCACTCAAGATGCTCTTCAGAAG TTGATGAGTGGGATGCGGAGCTACAAGACATTCAGCGGTTGA
- the LOC115748042 gene encoding uncharacterized protein LOC115748042 isoform X2 codes for MAEKGKATSLSAGSARSKVDKSFKRALLPLLSTGSMEEIRKAFPSFSSNDQEHLQQLFIKVITSLHGHIEDVFQSLCDEMKVGTVLDTVEQLVEEQSLDLLKSDKTNVLDIARDLSISKQNEIQHLREVLEKAEEHNLRICARLELIKKGKQQSSVTQDALQKLLDQCKSSS; via the exons atggcGGAGAAAGGGAAGGCGACGTCTCTCTCGGCGGGATCGGCGCGATCTAAAGTGGACAAGTCATTCAAACGCGctcttcttccccttctctcGACTGGTTCCATGGAG GAGATCCGCAAAGCCTTTCCAAGTTTTTCAAGTAATGACCAAGAACATCTCCAGCAGCTATTCATCAAG GTTATTACTTCACTCCATGGACACATAGAG GATGTTTTTCAATCACTATGTGACGAAATGAAG GTGGGAACAGTTCTGGATACTGTGGAACAACTTGTTGAGGAACAGAGTCTGGACCTTTTGAAGTCAGATAA GACAAATGTATTGGACATAGCAAGAGATTTGTCAATTTCGAAGCAGAACGAGATTCAGCACTTGAGAGAAGTGCTGGAAAAG GCTGAAGAGCATAATCTTCGAATTTGTGCTCGTCTGGAGCTTATTAAGAAAGGGAAACAACAATCATCTGTCACTCAAGATGCTCTTCAGAAG CTGTTGGATCAATGCAAATCGAGCAGTTGA